CCCAGAAACATATGCGGGTACACCAGCTTCCTCCCACTCTTTGGCCAGACTTTCTTTGGTCCATTGGTACATCTTGTTTTGAGCAAGGCCAGGTAGCATGTCTGGTTGTTTGACAAGGAGGAACATCATGTAGTTTGATAATGCTTTGACAGCTTCCTTCACAGCATCTTGATCGTCGGCCTTGCGCTGAGCAATAAAGATGTCAGTGGCGATGTGCCAGACGATAATACCCTCGTGGAGCTCAGCACCAAGCCTCTTCTCGAGGTATTCCTTGTACTCGTCATCAACTTGTTTATCCTCCAACCAACGCTTTATTGCCACCTTTCCCCATTGCTCCCTAAAAATTCCTAGTGTATTCACGGTCCTGTCCTTGATCATGAATTTTATATACTCAATTACCATGTCCTTGAGTCCCTTTGGAATGTCAGCTGTCACCACGTTGTAGCTCAATTCTTCTGCCAGTCTTCCGAAGCCCAACATCTCTGCCAATCTGCTGAAGCCTAGCTTCTTGGACAGTCTGCTGAAGACTAGCCTCACTACCAGTTTGCCAAGTAGAGGAGGCCTGGCAGTGCAGGCATCCAACATGTTGTATTGCCCCAGGGTACCTGACCACCTCCTTGACAAGCTCAAGTAACTCCAAATCCCTGTGCTACAGGCAAGCCGGCGAAAGGAGAGGACCATATTGCGAAGGCAGTGCCACTTCTTAGAGCACAAGGCTGCATGTCGAAGGCTGGTCCACCGCGTTGCACATAGGAAGGAGAACGTCCAGGTGGACCAGAGCGCGCTCAAAAGTGATGCCATCTCCATGAGCAAGGAAGAACTCAGTAAAACATAGGTGATGGTAATGTCAGCTCTGCTACTTTGCCCCTCCTTACCATATAATTGGAACAGCAGGAAGGAGGCAGCCACGGTGAGCGATGAGACGATGCGGATGCAGTAGCCGGTCCAGGTGTGGATGACGGCTGCCTTGGTGTAGAGAATGTCATACATGAGGGAGAGCTCCATCTCCATCAGCGTCCACAAATCCACCCTGTTCTCCCTAAGGTACGCAAGTATTCTGAGAAAGTATCTATCTGGATCATACATTGAAGAGTCAACCATGGCAGACTTGCAGACGAGGAACACGGCGTGGGCACGCCGCATGAGGAATTCCTCCTCGTCGACTTCCTTCCCCTTGAATCCCCCCCGAGGTAGTTCGTCTTCCTCAAGGTAAACCCGGTACAATTGCCGCGGTTCCTCCTCACCGTCTTCTCGTTCCACCGACGACAGGATGACCTTAAAGTTGGCGATCCAGAGAGCCCAAGTCTTCTCAAACATCTTGAACACGGCCACGGTGGTGACCATGATGGCACCCGGCAACAGCAAGGTCCTGCTGCTACCGACATGCTTGACGAGGACAAACACAGCACCTAGGCCCTGCACAAAGAGAGTCAGGGCATGGCGCCCTGCGATCTTGCTGTCCTCGAGCGAGTAGGCAGTGATGTTGTCCGGACCAGCGAGATGCAGCAGCAAGAAGGGAGCCCAGAAGGGGACGAGCCGGTGGCTGCGCTGCGCGGCGCTGAGGGAGAGCCTGCCGAGGGCGTACGTCGCGGTGATGTTGGCGAACTTGTACGCCAGCCAGAGGACAGCCCTCCGTTTGTTTCTGCCTTGGCGCCGCCGGATGCCGGAGAAGAAGAGCGGGAAGAACTGCTGGATGAGGCTGAGGACTACAAGGATCTGGGTTGCCCATTCGCTCCAAAAGCCCAGCAGCAGCCGGGCGATTTCTCTCGGCTGCATCACTGACCAATGCAATGCAGATCATCATTTCACATTTCACACTTGAATATAATTGCCGGCATGCATGATGCAGATCCAAACAGGTACAGAACGAACAATACATACCATGGCTAGCGGCCTGTAGTTGATTACTAGGACCAAAATGCATGTATGGCAGGAAGCGGGACATAGTTGAAGGGCCAACTGCTTGAGCTCCGGGTGCTGAGCTAGCTAGGACGATATGATGCTAgatgtatactccctccgtcccacaataaaTCGAATTCTGGAGGGAGGGGTTTGTCCCACAAAAAACCGATTCTAGCACAAAAAAACGAGAAATGTTAACTCCATCCAATCGTTTGTGGGCCATACTAGTGAATACGGAGTGTAGTAGTAGTGGATACGGAGGGCAACGATCTCTCGCGTTCACACGTGCCAACCTCATCTCTTCCCAAGCCTCTCGcatctctctcgttctctcatGGCGGCGTCTAGATGCGGAACCTCACCGATCCTCCTACCCCTTCCACCCCTCTCCCCTTCCCTTCCGCAGTCCTGCTCCACCCCTCACTCTCCTCTAGCCGCGATTTTCTGCGTCTGATGTGGCGGCTGGGATGTGGTGGTTGAGGCAGAGGCTTGCAGGGAGGCAGATCCAATGAAGGTGACGGTGGCGTCGGATGGATGCAGCGGCGACAAAGGCAGTGGCATGCTGTTTTCATGGAGATCTTATgcagatttcttttttttctttattcttgGTTCTTCTATGTTCTTGGTACTTGCAAGTTCATGCAGGTGAATTAaaatcattaatttttttcctgattGGAGGGATGCTATCTTTTCTTTGGCAAGTGTAAAAATTAGTTCTTGCATCTGAATTCAgagcaattcttttttttttttcagattgctGAGATGTCTCTTCTTTCGGCAGTGCAAaaattcaatttattttttcttttttttttgtcatagatGTCTCCTGTATGTGTTTTTTCAGATTGCTGAGATGTTCTTCTTTCGGCAGtgcaaaaatttaatttatcttgcctttttcttttctctcgtaGATGTTCCCTGTACGTgctgtactagtagtattaatTAATGGATATAGATAGCGACAATATTGACGGATGAACGTAGTTAATGAGGTTATTTTGGTTTCACTTCAGTTCTAAACTTACCAAGGGAATCCAGGAATCGAtattttttggacggagggagtagtatggtGTATGAAGTAGCTATAGCCTAGAGCTATCTCATTTCTACCACACCaattttgacaatttaaccctgtgcaaaaactatttttacaaatgaaccgctgccaaaacttattttaaaaatgacctTTTTACTCAACGCCAAATCATGTGGcactgaacttagacacctcagcgtcACGTCAGCTGGCGCTGAATGCCGTGCCACGGCGGATGGTAGACtaagtcagcgtgccaacgtacattcagcgccatgctatttggcgctgaggtgtctaagttcagcgccacacgatttggcgttgagcaaaagggtcagatttgaaataagttttagcagcggtttatttataaaaatagtttttgcaaatgttcaaattgtcaaaattaatGTTCTGCTCGAAAGGTGGCCATGCCAGCAAGACCAAATCCAAATGgtaattttctttttgttattgtTTGGATCGTACGGCAGGGAGTAACCATAGTATATGCATCCGTTAACATGAGCTTCAGTTCAATCAAAATCTCATCTGGATCGGGGCCATGCATTTGAAAGGTGGCCATGCCAGCTTAATCAAACAGCactccctccgttaaaaaaaaactcaacttctgTGAGTTTAAATTTTGTCCTACGAAAAACCAACTTCTATCATCTTATCTAACCTTAGCACATAAAATGAGAAGTTTTATCTCTTAAATACCTTTTACCTACCTATCAACATTACTACATTTTCTAATAATGAGGAGCATTTTGGTTATTTTTACTCTTTACTAATCTCTTGTTGGGATGCTAGGAATCTCTCGTTGGGATGCTAGGAATGGGCTTTTTTGGTCGGAGGGAGTAAGTAGGATGTGATGGCACAACCATTAGAAGTACAGATCTGTCAATAATCTGCCGGCTAGTTGCGACATTGATTAATATTCCTAGTAAAGTAGGATGTAATGGCACAACCACTTTACTTGTGACGGGTGGATGGAGGTGTCACAACCTGACTATGACTATTTTTatggatttataaattatttaataatttatctCTAGAATTTATATTAGTAAGCAAATCATTCAACACGTGAAGTAAAAATGGGAAATAAAATGTCCTAAATAAATTATGGTCAGACATATTGTTATTAAATTCTCCTTATTctaaaatactctctgaaagttttgtggaatttttagagcttaaaagtaattttttaatagtattttttttacaaataatcGAAAATGGTAAGTTGCACTCATTTCTCACTCCCATCCACCTCCTCTGCTTTCTTGTGCTCTGCTTTTCCCTGCTCGTCGTGTTCCTAATGTTCTTCTTGCAAGCAGtaataacatgaaaaaaattaatccaGGTGGTTATGTGGCTAATCCTTTTTTTTGATCATAAGGCAATGGTGCACTAATCCTAATGTCGTTTAATGCCGTACTACTCGAGCGAGTTGTTTCTACCTTTTTCTTTTGTGCAATGTTTTACCGAGATATCTGCACTagaggtgtgtttagttttttgGGTGTAaattttgaagtatacggacacatatttaaagtattaaacatagactaataacaaaacaaattacagattccgcctgtaaattgcgagacaaatttattaagcctaattaatgtgtcattagcaaatgtttactatagcgtaattaggcttaaagatTCGTTtctcaatttacatgcaaactgtgcaattattttttcctacatttaatgcctcatgtatgtgtctaaatatttgatgcgatgtttttggccaaattttttttttgatctaAACAAGGTCCGGGTACCTGAAATGGTGGGACCTCCTTTATATCTTTGTGTTTGTTCGGAGGAACTCGGGTAAATGTTCTTGTGATTCCTccatggttggttggttggttactTGGTTGTGTGATGTATTCTTTCCTTGGCTGGGGAAAAGATTTCACTTTTTtgaagggttaattggatccatgccattataactTTCGTGGTTTTGAAATATGGGATCATAACCACTAAAAACTTGGGAGTTGGGACAAGCTATGAATTTTCCACTAGACATGATCTGATCACTCATTTTGTACATGTGCGTGaactatttatttttattttttatggacaTTGCAATACATAATTTATACATGCAGTCATATTACATATACTGTACATGGTAACTGTCATGACGAAGCACGAAGCAAAAATAACAGGTGCTTCAATTGATGCTCAAATTTACCCATGGTTACTGTCATGATGAAAGAGCAAGAAGCAAAAATAGCCATACTAAAAGCATGCCCAACAGCTTCCTTTCTTGATTCCCTATCCTCagatttaagaaattttggTTAAAAATCGTCTCCAACAGATTCTCTATCCTATCTTTCAATAGATCTGGTTTCCAACTCCGGATATATCGTACCTTACTTCTGGGGAGCGAATTTTATTCCCAATCTCAGTCATCTTTCCCTCTCGCGCGCGCACGGCGAAAATGTTcgcatcctcttcctcctcgcgacCTCGTTCCTCCGCGGCAGCGCCATCAGCGATGGGCTCTTCCACggtggctgcggcggcagcgATGGCAGTGACATCTTCctcaacggcggcggcagcggctgtgGCTGCGGCGGCCTCTTCCtccgcagcggcgccggcgactcGGTCTCGGGTGATCGATCGAGAGTTTGGGATGTTGCTGCTGGCGTGAAGGTCGCGGAAGGCGGTGATGGTGAAGGCGCAGGCGTCGCTGCTGCAGAAGAGGGGTGGCGCGATGGCGGAGCTGGTGATCCCGGCACACTTCCGGTGCCCGATCTCGCTGGACCTGATGCGCGACCTGGTGATGGCAACGATGGGGATCACGTACGACAGGGAGGGGATCGAGGCGTGGCTGGACACGGGGCGCGCGGTGTGCCCCGTCACCCACGCGCCGCTCTGGCTCGAGGACCTTGTCCCCAACCATGCCATCCGCCACGTCATCCAGGACTGGTGCGTCGCCAACAGGTCCCACGGTGTGGAGCGCATCCCCACGCCCAAGATCCCCGCCACGCCCATCCAGGCCTCCGAGATGCTGTTCAACGTCGCCGAGTCGGCGCGGTGTGGTGCGGCGGAGCGCGCCACCGAGCGGTCGCTCCTATTAGTGCTACTTCCttcgttttacaatgtaagtcattctagcattttctacgttcatattgatgttaatgaatctagactattagattgtgaaacggagggagtaattcctccgatatatatatgtagcagTTATTTACTTTGTCCAGTGTTAATCTAGATACATTGCATCCATTTTGAAGAAATGAGACATATATGAACTAAATTTCATTGCTGTACACTGCCTCGGTTGTGTAGAGAAGCTTGTTGTTTATGTGCTGCAAGCAAATATAATGGTTTCAAGTCTGTCTTTCATTCAATCATTTATTTGGCATGAACAGGAAAAATGGATGGAAGTGGGTATTTTACAAACTTGATAAATGAGGGTGGTCGTACTTTTGCTGCTTAAatagctgctgttgctgcttgtACTGGAGTACAAGcagaattaaaaattttaacagAAGCACACACTTTTAGATTTTGGGAATTGAATTTAGGCCTTCTTTTGGAGGGGGGAGTTTTTTCACTTTCTATTTCAGTTTAAGAaaccaaaaattaaattttagggaTAAATTATTGGTAAGTTGTTGGGTATGCTacccctttgatttggaggaaaaacataaaaagttttagagaatttcaatcctatagaaaaatttcatGTACAGGCCTTTGAAACAAAAAATTGAATCATATATTATCCTTTGAAATTACTATAGAATgtacaatcctatagagattttgaagaaaatttaACAAGAACTTCAATctcttgaaaattttcctatgacTATattctcatctgattcctgtgttttcttgcggtccaatcaaatggTCATCCCTATATTTTTTCTCTGTATTTTGCCATTCTTTGTTTTGTACTTAAATTTCTATTATAATCCTGTGTTTTCCTATTCCTTTATTTTTGTATTATGCGATTCAAATGGGCCCTGCAAGTGCTTCAATTCATGCTCAAATTTATCCAGGTGAGCGAAGTAAAAATCGACCATTTCAGTGTCTGCTGATATGTATACTCGACTGCAGGAGGATCCCACTGcaagaaaatatttttagtaAACATGGGAGAACGTTGTTTTGCTAGTTAATAGAAAAACAAATGTACAACCAGCAAAGTAATTTACCCATGGAGCCATGTCCTTGTTCACGAGCCGTGCTCTAATGCCCTCTACACAGAACAAGAAAAAAGAGAGGGCATTTTAAGACAAAATCTAGATAATTAAGTGTGCTGAGATTCCATCGATGAACATGCAAACATACCTCATGAAATTCATGAGATAATTAATCCCAGATTCCATCGATGGACATACAGTATTCATGCAAAGGCATCCTGTTATCTACCTTCACGTATGTACAGAATGGCCATAGATAATTTGTCCGCCATCGGTCAAGGTAGTTGTTTACACCTAAATTTGACACTTATGATTAAGATAGAAAAAAACGTCAAGATTTAGAAAATCTGCCGGTTTCCTCTAgagggctggtctgaccgctgtgtatgggccggtcagaccgtagcctgagggccggtcagaccggccatgtagagtccgagtctgtttcgtcgggtctcgggtttgcTTAGGAAGGCATGTTTTGGGTTTTTATTGTTCTCTATCCTGAATTGGATGtcgaggagggcctgtagaggataagaccaacccctatttaagggacaagactgttgacggtcgttagcgatcagttttgaccgtcaatattaccaaaatagaggagaactagttatgcttgcaatgctatttatattagaataataatattttactagtctttggttcactaaccttttgcagagaataatcaTTAAatgaaggagaatcgacatccaATCAGACGATtgatcaatcggacgatgtcgagaatcagacttatcaatgaataggccaagaactcagaaatgacatGACTAATTGGGCTAAAATTCAGAAGTCTATGGAGTAGAGAAGTccaggaggccaccagccaaattatgggctggttgggccggcccctggttcggccgaacccccctcGTCGCCATTGATACAGGGCTTCTTCTGGACGGTTTAGATTgtctcccaatgacggttggagggtatttccgaccattccaaccatcacaaccgtcattgggaggctatataaacccctcactctctccatttcaataCACACCTTaagcaaagctctctcatattctctcaagtttagtttagtgttaTCTAGCTAGTgaaataggaatagagtagaaatcggagtccggaagccttcggaagagttcgggtatggctctagtagcccttctcttctcttttgtaagctttgtactattattagaatattcttctttatacattaagggtattgaaatactttccgagtatatgaatgacaactttacattatgttcatgttatactgattatactgctagcttatctgggggatgctttggtgcgggtataatgtttgcacatgcaattactctatgtcataacgatgatattagagtagtatttggtagtttaggcgtggtgtctagattacgggatatcattatttaggGTTATTTGCTgcagatgagaggtgggccgctgatggtgacagctcagtacgggtattcttccgcgcgtgtatatagtcctaagttaatttcctgtggagggtactcctccgtatttagccccggttgtatggtcatacgggctgtcgtaaggaactcggtagtcaggggtggcttctcgaagtaccaggagggcatcggatagagggtattagctagtatatcagataaCTGGGATGTAtgtactatgtatactagaagtataagaatagattctctttctcttttctttccacttagcttagatattttagtatgagaatgagtagcttcctgcttgtgtgtcactctacccttgaattatcttaacccctgcttagattattattattacaagtaacatataaattattagtcaggtTCTCTGTACCATGATCTTtccacgggattaaataaatacgatacccttggaatactcttgggtgaaatgctacaatgatatatccatgcgcttgcggatgaactctgtaaccagaatataccaggagtatttctgcaccattgctgggaataatatttctagtaatatcgttaaaaaataccaacaagcatttctggcgccgttgctggggaagattcataatagagattactaaaactaatactttatatttacctctgtataatcaCTGCCCTTTgtaggctaaccttggttgttttcacttttgttgtgtaaacagggtagtgcatgactggtttcaacttgccggaaaactttaaggaaaatccagaagctttcttctGGAGCGTCAAACCACGAGTCGCCGCTCCGTAGAAAACTCTCCCGAGAAAGAAACCAGCCATACCAGTGCCACCGACTTTCAAGACTATGGCTGACAAGACTCTCCGTGAATTCGCCCTCTACTGACAATGTGGCCTTGGGCCGCAGATCAACATGGGAGACGTGGATTTCGATCTGAGgtccagcctcatcacgatggcacaggctagcccgttctgtggcaagcctaacgagg
This genomic window from Oryza sativa Japonica Group chromosome 12, ASM3414082v1 contains:
- the LOC4352055 gene encoding uncharacterized protein isoform X1 encodes the protein MSRFLPYMHFGPSNQLQAASHVMQPREIARLLLGFWSEWATQILVVLSLIQQFFPLFFSGIRRRQGRNKRRAVLWLAYKFANITATYALGRLSLSAAQRSHRLVPFWAPFLLLHLAGPDNITAYSLEDSKIAGRHALTLFVQGLGAVFVLVKHVGSSRTLLLPGAIMVTTVAVFKMFEKTWALWIANFKVILSSVEREDGEEEPRQLYRVYLEEDELPRGGFKGKEVDEEEFLMRRAHAVFLVCKSAMVDSSMYDPDRYFLRILAYLRENRVDLWTLMEMELSLMYDILYTKAAVIHTWTGYCIRIVSSLTVAASFLLFQLYGKEGQSSRADITITYVLLSSSLLMEMASLLSALWSTWTFSFLCATRWTSLRHAALCSKKWHCLRNMVLSFRRLACSTGIWSYLSLSRRWSGTLGQYNMLDACTARPPLLGKLVVRLVFSRLSKKLGFSRLAEMLGFGRLAEELSYNVVTADIPKGLKDMVIEYIKFMIKDRTVNTLGIFREQWGKVAIKRWLEDKQVDDEYKEYLEKRLGAELHEGIIVWHIATDIFIAQRKADDQDAVKEAVKALSNYMMFLLVKQPDMLPGLAQNKMYQWTKESLAKEWEEAGVPAYVSGLHPSQKLANMLHDKEVTQDLISNRLFFATQLAKRLLERDDTMKLVYGIWVDFLIYASNRCSRESHAKRLNNDGEFTTIVWLTAEHLYQLQIYDAQEKHH
- the LOC4352055 gene encoding uncharacterized protein isoform X2, producing MSRFLPYMHFGPSNQLQAASHVMQPREIARLLLGFWSEWATQILVVLSLIQQFFPLFFSGIRRRQGRNKRRAVLWLAYKFANITATYALGRLSLSAAQRSHRLVPFWAPFLLLHLAGPDNITAYSLEDSKIAGRHALTLFVQGLGAVFVLVKHVGSSRTLLLPGAIMVTTVAVFKMFEKTWALWIANFKVILSSVEREDGEEEPRQLYRVYLEEDELPRGGFKGKEVDEEEFLMRRAHAVFLVCKSAMVDSSMYDPDRYFLRILAYLRENRVDLWTLMEMELSLMYDILYTKAAVIHTWTGYCIRIVSSLTVAASFLLFQLYGKEGQSSRADITITYVLLSSSLLMEMASLLSALWSTWTFSFLCATRWTSLRHAALCSKKWHCLRNMVLSFRRLACSTGIWSYLSLSRRWSGTLGQYNMLDACTARPPLLGKLVVRLVFSRLSKKLGFSRLAEMLGFGRLAEELSYNVVTADIPKGLKDMVIEYIKFMIKDRTVNTLGIFREQWGKVAIKRWLEDKQVDDEYKEYLEKRLGAELHEGIIVWHIATDIFIAQRKADDQDAVKEAVKALSNYMMFLLVKQPDMLPGLAQNKMYQWTKESLAKEWEEAGVPAYVSGLHPSQKLANMLHDKEVTQDLISNRLFFATQLAKRLLERDDTMKLVYGIWVDFLIYASNRCSRESHAKRLNNDGQVCR